From the Excalfactoria chinensis isolate bCotChi1 chromosome 1, bCotChi1.hap2, whole genome shotgun sequence genome, one window contains:
- the CYBB gene encoding NADPH oxidase 2 isoform X1 → MGNWVENEGLSIFVVLVWLGLNVFLFWWFYLAYDLPQNFFYTRVLLGRALALARAPAACLNFNCMLILLPVCRNLLSFLRGSSACCSTRVRRQLDRNLTFHKMVAWMIALHTAIHTIAHLFNVEWSVHARVEEKGTLAAVLSRLGDSPGESYINFYRQTISNPVGGLYVAFTYLAGLTGVIITLALILIITSSTKIIRRSYFEVFWYTHHLFVIFFIGLVIHGAGRIVRGQTAASLAEHIPEMCSKNFTDWGKKGACPVPQFAGNPPMTWKWVVGPMFLYLCERLVRFWRSQQKVVITKVVIHPFKTIELQMMKKGFKMEVGQYIFVKCPAVSKLEWHPFTLTSAPEEDYFSIHVRIVGDWTEGLFNACGCDKQEFQEAWKMPKIAVDGPFGTASEDVFSYETVMLVGAGIGVTPFASVLKSVWYKYCHDATNLKLKKIYFYWLCRDTHAFEWFADLLQSLETQMQERNNAEFLSYNIYLTGWDETQATHFVMHHEEEKDVITGLKQKTLYGRPNWENEFKTIARQHPGSRIGVFLCGPEGLADTLNKQSISNSEADPRGVHFIFNKENF, encoded by the exons ATGGGTAACTGGGTGGAGAATGAAGGACTGTCCATCTTTGTCGTT CTTGTGTGGCTGGGGTTAAACGTCTTCCTCTTTTGGTGGTTCTATCTTGCATATGATCTCCCACAAAATTTCTTCTACACCAGAGTACTCCTTGGC CGTGCTTTGGCTCTGGCAAGAGCTCCTGCAGCATGTCTGAATTTCAACTGCATGCTGATTCTGCTGCCAGTATGTCGAAACTTGCTCTCCTTCCTCAGAGGATCAAGTGCG TGCTGCTCTACCCGTGTAAGACGGCAACTGGACAGGAACCTCACCTTTCACAAAATGGTGGCATGGATGATCGCCCTTCATACTG CAATTCACACCATTGCACACTTATTCAATGTAGAGTGGAGTGTGCATGCCCGCGTTGAAGAGAAAGGAACActggcagctgtgctttctaGACTTGGTGATAGCCCAGGGGAAAGCTATATCAACTTTTACAGACAAACTATTTCG aatcctGTGGGGGGCTTATATGTGGCTTTCACGTACTTGGCTGGTCTCACTGGTGTTATCATCACTCTGGCCCTCATACTAATCATCACATCATCCACCAAAATCATCCGAAGGTcatattttgaagtgttttggtACACTCACCATCTATTTGTCATCTTCTTTATTGGCCTTGTCATCCATGGTGCTGG GCGTATTGTGCGGGGACAGACAGCTGCGAGTCTGGCTGAACATATTCCAGAGATGTGCTCTAAGAACTTCACTgactggggaaagaaaggagcTTGCCCAGTCCCCCAGTTTGCAGGGAATCCTCCTATG ACATGGAAATGGGTAGTAGGTCCCATGTTTTTGTACCTCTGTGAGAGGTTGGTGCGGTTTTGGAGATCACAGCAGAAGGTTGTTATCACAAAG GTGGTGATTCATCCCTTCAAGACAATTGAGCTCCAGATGATGAAGAAGGGTTTCAAGATGGAGGTCGGGCAGTACATTTTTGTCAAATGTCCAGCAGTGTCTAAACTGGAATGGCATCCATTCACATTAACCTCTGCCCCAGAGGAGGATTACTTCAGCATTCATGTCCGTATTGTAGGGGACTGGACAGAGGGCTTGTTCAATGCCTGTGGATGTGATAAGCAGGAATTCCAGGAAGCGTGGAAGATGCCCAA AATAGCTGTGGATGGCCCCTTTGGAACTGCTAGTGAGGATGTGTTCAGTTATGAAACTGTTATGCTGGTTGGAGCTGGGATAGGGGTAACGCCATTTGCGTCTGTGCTCAAATCTGTCTGGTACAAATACTGCCACGATGCAACCAACTTAAAACTTAAGAAG atCTATTTTTACTGGCTTTGCAGGGACACTCATGCCTTTGAATGGTTTGCTGACCTCTTGCAGTCTCTGGAGACTCAAATGCAGGAGAGGAATAATGCGGAGTTTCTCAGCTATAACATCTACCTTACTGGCTGGGATGAAACCCAG GCCACTCATTTTGTAATGCATCATGAAGAGGAGAAGGATGTGATTACAGGccttaaacagaaaacattgtATGGAAGACCTAACTGGGAAAATGAGTTCAAAACCATTGCAAGGCAGCATCCAGG TTCCAGAATAGGTGTTTTTCTCTGTGGACCTGAGGGCCTAGCTGACACGCTCAACAAGCAGAGCATCAGCAACTCAGAAGCTGATCCAAGAGGAGTacacttcatttttaacaaGGAAAACTTCTAA
- the CYBB gene encoding NADPH oxidase 2 isoform X2 gives MSKLALLPQRIKCVFVGITSSLQIFFSSNSKCCSTRVRRQLDRNLTFHKMVAWMIALHTAIHTIAHLFNVEWSVHARVEEKGTLAAVLSRLGDSPGESYINFYRQTISNPVGGLYVAFTYLAGLTGVIITLALILIITSSTKIIRRSYFEVFWYTHHLFVIFFIGLVIHGAGRIVRGQTAASLAEHIPEMCSKNFTDWGKKGACPVPQFAGNPPMTWKWVVGPMFLYLCERLVRFWRSQQKVVITKVVIHPFKTIELQMMKKGFKMEVGQYIFVKCPAVSKLEWHPFTLTSAPEEDYFSIHVRIVGDWTEGLFNACGCDKQEFQEAWKMPKIAVDGPFGTASEDVFSYETVMLVGAGIGVTPFASVLKSVWYKYCHDATNLKLKKIYFYWLCRDTHAFEWFADLLQSLETQMQERNNAEFLSYNIYLTGWDETQATHFVMHHEEEKDVITGLKQKTLYGRPNWENEFKTIARQHPGSRIGVFLCGPEGLADTLNKQSISNSEADPRGVHFIFNKENF, from the exons ATGTCGAAACTTGCTCTCCTTCCTCAGAGGATCAAGTGCG TGTTTGTAGGAATCACAAGTagtctgcaaatatttttttcctcaaactcAAAGTGCTGCTCTACCCGTGTAAGACGGCAACTGGACAGGAACCTCACCTTTCACAAAATGGTGGCATGGATGATCGCCCTTCATACTG CAATTCACACCATTGCACACTTATTCAATGTAGAGTGGAGTGTGCATGCCCGCGTTGAAGAGAAAGGAACActggcagctgtgctttctaGACTTGGTGATAGCCCAGGGGAAAGCTATATCAACTTTTACAGACAAACTATTTCG aatcctGTGGGGGGCTTATATGTGGCTTTCACGTACTTGGCTGGTCTCACTGGTGTTATCATCACTCTGGCCCTCATACTAATCATCACATCATCCACCAAAATCATCCGAAGGTcatattttgaagtgttttggtACACTCACCATCTATTTGTCATCTTCTTTATTGGCCTTGTCATCCATGGTGCTGG GCGTATTGTGCGGGGACAGACAGCTGCGAGTCTGGCTGAACATATTCCAGAGATGTGCTCTAAGAACTTCACTgactggggaaagaaaggagcTTGCCCAGTCCCCCAGTTTGCAGGGAATCCTCCTATG ACATGGAAATGGGTAGTAGGTCCCATGTTTTTGTACCTCTGTGAGAGGTTGGTGCGGTTTTGGAGATCACAGCAGAAGGTTGTTATCACAAAG GTGGTGATTCATCCCTTCAAGACAATTGAGCTCCAGATGATGAAGAAGGGTTTCAAGATGGAGGTCGGGCAGTACATTTTTGTCAAATGTCCAGCAGTGTCTAAACTGGAATGGCATCCATTCACATTAACCTCTGCCCCAGAGGAGGATTACTTCAGCATTCATGTCCGTATTGTAGGGGACTGGACAGAGGGCTTGTTCAATGCCTGTGGATGTGATAAGCAGGAATTCCAGGAAGCGTGGAAGATGCCCAA AATAGCTGTGGATGGCCCCTTTGGAACTGCTAGTGAGGATGTGTTCAGTTATGAAACTGTTATGCTGGTTGGAGCTGGGATAGGGGTAACGCCATTTGCGTCTGTGCTCAAATCTGTCTGGTACAAATACTGCCACGATGCAACCAACTTAAAACTTAAGAAG atCTATTTTTACTGGCTTTGCAGGGACACTCATGCCTTTGAATGGTTTGCTGACCTCTTGCAGTCTCTGGAGACTCAAATGCAGGAGAGGAATAATGCGGAGTTTCTCAGCTATAACATCTACCTTACTGGCTGGGATGAAACCCAG GCCACTCATTTTGTAATGCATCATGAAGAGGAGAAGGATGTGATTACAGGccttaaacagaaaacattgtATGGAAGACCTAACTGGGAAAATGAGTTCAAAACCATTGCAAGGCAGCATCCAGG TTCCAGAATAGGTGTTTTTCTCTGTGGACCTGAGGGCCTAGCTGACACGCTCAACAAGCAGAGCATCAGCAACTCAGAAGCTGATCCAAGAGGAGTacacttcatttttaacaaGGAAAACTTCTAA
- the DYNLT3 gene encoding dynein light chain Tctex-type 3 codes for MEDFHPHNDEMIFNADEAHNIVKECIESVLGKADYNHNKVNQWTAAIVEQSLTHLVKLGKTYKYIVTCAVMQRSGAGLHTASSCFWDTTTDGTCTVRWENRTMNCIVNVFAVAIIL; via the exons ATGGAGGACTTTCACCCCCACAACGACGAG atGATCTTCAATGCTGACGAGGCCCACAACATAGTTAAGGAG TGCATAGAAAGCGTTTTAGGCAAAGCAGATTACAATCACAACAAAGTCAACCAGTGGACTGCAGCTATAGTGGAACAGTCACTGACGCATTTGGTAAAGCTGGGAAAAACATACAAGTACATTG TAACCTGTGCAGTGATGCAGAGAAGCGGAGCTGGTCTCCACACAGCAAGCTCGTGCTTCTGGGATACCACGACTGATG GGACCTGCACAGTGAGATGGGAAAACCGAACCATGAACTGCATTGTCAACGTGTTTGCTGTTGCCATTATCCTGTAG